The stretch of DNA CattcacagtaaaagaaactttctttccttttttctcctctattttcACATGGTCTATGACCACACAACTTGCatgtgaatattaaaatatagtgAACATTCACAGACTTTTTCATGCTCCTTACATTCATACAATTTCTCTCCTACGTAATTTCTCCTGTATGTAGAAAGGACTGAAGACTCAATGAAGGCTTTCCCACGTCTTACATTCATAtagtttctctccagtgtggctTTGCATGTGAATATTAAGGCTTTTGGACAATCTATAAACGTTTTTGCTTATTGCTTACTGTATTCACTTGCTAGAGCcaccacaacaaaataccacagactggttgGCTCAAACAAGAGAAGTTTATTTGTTCAAAGTTCTGGAAGCCCAAGatgaaggtgccagcagggttggtgGCTTCGATAGAAGGATCTGTCCCAGTGCTCTgtctttggcttgcagatggccatcaTCTGATGACTTCACATCATCTTCTATTTGTTGTTCCAGTTgtgtctttctcttcttatagggACACCAATCATATCGGATTAGGGATGTACTCTAACAGACTCAATTtaatcaaataattttctttttttttttttgggatggagtctcactccatcgcccaggctggagtgcagtggcatcatctctgctcactgcaacctctgcttcctgggttcaagtgattcacttgcctcagcctcccaagtagctgggattacaggtgcccaccaccacacctggctaaattttttgtatttttagtagagacaaggtttcaccatgttggccagggtggtctcaaactcctgacctcaagtgatccacccacctcagcctctcaaaatgctgggattacaggaattaaGTAATTTTCATGCAGCTTCTTCTCTCCAGAGTGAGTTCATTCATGTCTTTGAAGTGAACTGGAACAAATGAGAGCTTTCCCACATTTATTACATGGACAGTTTCTCACTAGTGAATTTGTTCATGTCTTCGAAGTGAACGAGGATGACTGTAAGCTTTCCCGCACTGCTgacatttatagggtttctcttCTGTGTGAGTTTTTTCATGAATTCTAAAGGAACTGGAACAcgtgaaggctttcccacactccttacattcatagggtttctctccagtgtgagtccttTCATGTATTTGAAATGAACTGGAATGACTGAAGGCCTTTCCACATTGTTTACACTCAtagggtttttctccagtgtgGATTCGCATGTGAATTTTAAGGTGGGTGGAATAGTTAAaagccttcccacattccttacaggTGTATGGTTTCTGGGCACTGTGCGTTCGCATGTGATTATTAAGACATGAGGGATACCCAAATACTTTCCCACATATCTTACACTCACAGGCCTTCTCTTCAGTGTGAGTTCTCAAATGTCCACTAAGATTTGAGGAAACTgcaaaggctttcccacattcaacACATACAAaaggcttctctccagtgtgagttcttATATGTTGAATAAGGCGTGAGGATGTAAGGAAggatttcccacattccttacattcatagggctTGTCTCCACTGTGAGATCGCACATGCATACTAAGGCCTGAGTACTGagtgaaggctttcccacattccttacatacatagggtttctctccagtgtgagttcttCCATGTATCTGAAATGAGTTGGAATAattgaaggctttcccacattccttacattcatatgGTTTCTCCCCAGTGTGGGTTCGCATGTGAATACTGAGGTAGGCTGGGTATCTATAGCCttttccacattccttacatttgtAGGGCTTTTTTGCATTGAGGGTTTCTATAAGCACAGAAAGGCTTGTAGAGTCAATAAAACCTGGCCCATAATTCCTCCATTCGTAGAGTTTTTCTCCATTGTGAGTTCTCATATGTGCCTGAAGGTATGACTCATTAATGAAGGATTTTCCACAGTGACTACATTCAAATGACTTTTCTTGTGTGCTAGTTCTCTGGTATACAATATTTGGTGTCAGGCTGAAGATTTTTTCACTCTGATTAAACTCAGAAAGTTTCTCACCAGTAGAGGTTTTCTCACGCAGGGTAAGGAAATCTTTTCCATACTGATTACAGTCATGAGTGTTCCCTGTACTTTGAGTTCTCATGTGCGTCTTAAGGCATGAGTGTTCACTGAAGACTTCTCCACATTGCTCACAGTCACAGAGTTCCTCTCCATTGTGTTTTCCTTCCTGTTGAAGGGATGATGATGATTTAAGGATTTTTCTCAAACATATTAACAGAACATACCCATCTGAAGCTAGAAACATTATAATGGTGATTATAATTGATGCCATTTTTATTACATGCATTCAGGTCCTTCCCTGTAGATTTACTTTAAGTGGTATGACTTAACTCTTATTCTAGAATGTTGTGCCATCTACTTTAatcttggctaggcatggtgtctcatgcctgtaatcccagcactttgggagtccgatgggggggcagatcacctgaggtcaggagttcaagaccagcatggccaacatggtgaaaccctgtctctactaaaaatacaaaaattagctgggcttggtgccacatgcctgtaatcccagctacttgggaggctgagacacaagaattgcttgaacctgggaggcggaggttgcagtgacccaagatcgcaccactgcactctagcctgggcaacaaagcgagactccgtctcaaaataataataataataacagatttCTGTAGAATTCAATGTCTAgatgggtgcagtagctcacatttgtaatcccagcattttgggaggcaaaggtgggtgaatcatttgaacccaggaattagagaccagcctgggcaacatggcaaaactccatctctacaaaaaatatcaaaaaattagctgggcatggtggtgtgttcctgtagtcccaaccacataggaggctgaggtgggaagatcatttgagccaaggggtcaaggcttcagtgagccatgtttgtgccactgcaatccagcctgggtgacacagcaagaccttgtctcaacaacaacaacaaaaaaaattcatagtctaagccagatgtggtggctcatgcctgtaatcccagcgcttctgtaaactgaggcagaggatcacttgagcacaggagtttgagactagcctgggcaacacagcaagaccctgtctccacaaaaattttaaagaattagctgggtgtggtggtgcatgcctgtagtcccagctaccaagggaggctgaggtgggacgatcacctgagcccaggaggtcaagactatactgagccatgattgcaccactgcactccagcctgggtgacagagcaatatctCGTTTCAAAAAAACATCAAAACAAAACTCAATGTCTAGTTACACTTGTGGGAATGTGCGAAAGCTCTGAAGAAACAAGTTTCACAATTGGAGCATCCCCAAATTCTTTGCTCCCTCTCGTGTGTATGCAACTTCTCTCAAATATCTCTTATTTTTGCTGACTTCCCATAACAGAATTCCTGATTTTCTCTGAgggtggaaaataaaaaatatcctaTGCAAATCTTACCAATTGTATCCCGATGGATGTCTGACCCCTCAAAAGGTCCTGCTGAAGTGTAGACCACTGGGTTTCAAGTCGCATTTCCCATCctgaaataaaacagacaaacaaataaaaggactcaagctaggcacagtggctcatgcctgtaatcccagcactttgggaggctaaggcgggtggatcacttgaggtcaggagtttgagaccagcctggccaacatggcaaaaccccacctctactaaaaattcaaaagttagctgggtgtggtggtgagcacctgtaatcccagctactcatggggctcaggctggagaatctcttgaatccaggaggcagaggttgtaaggagctcagatcacaccactgcactccagccttggcaacaaacaGAGTGAACCACAACAAGAACAAATGAAAGGATttggagaaagaaatggaaagagttCAAAACAATATGgcttatttctatttgtttcaaaTTAAACATGgcaagaaaaagcagaaagacaTTTGGGGATTTGGGCTATATCAAAAATTTGGTTTTGATGTAAATGATCCAAAGGGGCAAAAATTGGCCAAGACAAGGACATGGGGTAAAACTTTTCGATCATTTATTACAAATTGAtgctatgaaaattaaaactgataGTGAATAGAGAGAATCAGGGAATGAAAGTAGGAAATTTCTGAAAAAAGAGCGTATATCTAAACAATtaacttggccgggcacggtggctcatgcctttaatcccagcactttgggaggccgaggcaggcagatcacgaggtcaggatattgagattatcctggctaacacggtgaaaccccgtctctactaaagatacaaaaaaattagccaggcatggtggcaggcacctgtagtcccagctacttgggaggctgaggcaggagaatggcataaacccgggaggtggagcttgcagtgagctgagattgcaccattgcactccggcctgggcgacagagcaagactccatctcaaaaaacaaaacaaacaaacaaaaaccacaattaactTAAAGAAATGTTCTAAGACCCCAGGTGGATGCCTGAATCATGGCTAGTTCTGAACCCTGTACATACTGTGATTCTTCGATCTGGTAACTGAGATGACCGCTATGTGACTTACAGGTGGTGTACACAGTGTGGATATATTGGACAAAAGGATGATTCACACCCCAGGCAGGATGACGTTAAGAGTTCATCATACTACTGAGAATGGtaagaaatttaaaacttatgaattgttttgtttatttctggaaatttttctttttttcttttttttttctttgtggggtgggggtcagtggccagggtctcactctatcacccaggctgaagtacagtggtgcaatcacatctcaccacagccttgacctcctagtcTCAATCCATCCTCACAGCTCAGTCTCCTGAGTTACTGGGACAGCAGGTGCGTCCCACCaccctgggctaatttttgtattttttgtagaaacaaggttctcggtatgttgcccaggccggtcttgaactcctgggctcaatgattcacccgcctaggcctcccaatgtgtggggattacaggcgtgggccaccatgcctggccgagtttcccatttaatatttttggaccatggtTGAATGCAGATAACTGAAACCGTGAAAAGTGAAATCACAGACAAGAGGGGACTGTTCTGTAAATAAAAGCATGTGGGAAGTTAAATATTTCCTAACTTTCTCTAAACCTTGGGGTTTACAGTGCAGGGAGAAAGTACATGTTAAAAAGTTTCCTAATTATGCTTTCAAACATACTGAACTTCTCATCAACCAGAGTTGTTCTTCATGAACACTCACCTCGGAGAACTCCTCCCTGAACTGTCCTTGACTCTTCTTGTTCCAACCAAGAGATTA from Gorilla gorilla gorilla isolate KB3781 chromosome 20, NHGRI_mGorGor1-v2.1_pri, whole genome shotgun sequence encodes:
- the ZNF426 gene encoding zinc finger protein 426 isoform X2, translating into MDSVTFDDVAVDFTQEEWTLLDSTQRSLYSDVMLENYKNLATVGGQIIKPSLISWLEQEESRTVQGGVLRGWEMRLETQWSTLQQDLLRGQTSIGIQLEGKHNGEELCDCEQCGEVFSEHSCLKTHMRTQSTGNTHDCNQYGKDFLTLREKTSTGEKLSEFNQSEKIFSLTPNIVYQRTSTQEKSFECSHCGKSFINESYLQAHMRTHNGEKLYEWRNYGPGFIDSTSLSVLIETLNAKKPYKCKECGKGYRYPAYLSIHMRTHTGEKPYECKECGKAFNYSNSFQIHGRTHTGEKPYVCKECGKAFTQYSGLSMHVRSHSGDKPYECKECGKSFLTSSRLIQHIRTHTGEKPFVCVECGKAFAVSSNLSGHLRTHTEEKACECKICGKVFGYPSCLNNHMRTHSAQKPYTCKECGKAFNYSTHLKIHMRIHTGEKPYECKQCGKAFSHSSSFQIHERTHTGEKPYECKECGKAFTCSSSFRIHEKTHTEEKPYKCQQCGKAYSHPRSLRRHEQIH
- the ZNF426 gene encoding zinc finger protein 426 isoform X1; this encodes MAAVDLSHGHYLSGDPVCLHEEKTPAGRIVADCLTNCYQDSVTFDDVAVDFTQEEWTLLDSTQRSLYSDVMLENYKNLATVGGQIIKPSLISWLEQEESRTVQGGVLRGWEMRLETQWSTLQQDLLRGQTSIGIQLEGKHNGEELCDCEQCGEVFSEHSCLKTHMRTQSTGNTHDCNQYGKDFLTLREKTSTGEKLSEFNQSEKIFSLTPNIVYQRTSTQEKSFECSHCGKSFINESYLQAHMRTHNGEKLYEWRNYGPGFIDSTSLSVLIETLNAKKPYKCKECGKGYRYPAYLSIHMRTHTGEKPYECKECGKAFNYSNSFQIHGRTHTGEKPYVCKECGKAFTQYSGLSMHVRSHSGDKPYECKECGKSFLTSSRLIQHIRTHTGEKPFVCVECGKAFAVSSNLSGHLRTHTEEKACECKICGKVFGYPSCLNNHMRTHSAQKPYTCKECGKAFNYSTHLKIHMRIHTGEKPYECKQCGKAFSHSSSFQIHERTHTGEKPYECKECGKAFTCSSSFRIHEKTHTEEKPYKCQQCGKAYSHPRSLRRHEQIH